The region CAATTTTCATATGATATTCAAAACCATCAGTTACACCAGTAATCATATTAGTAATATGAGCTTTAGTGGTTCCAATCATAGCTTTGTCCTTTTTTCTTGGGAATGAAGTTTCTAAAACAACATTGTTTTCAACTTCATTAATATCTACATTTGGATATGTAAATTTTCTGGAGTCTTCTCCATTAGGTCCTTTTACAGTGACCTCATTATTATTAATTATAACTTCAACGCCTTCAGGGATTTCAATTTCTTCCCTTATAGCTGCAGCTACTACCATATTATCACCTAATACATGTAAGCCAACAAACGTCCACCAATTCCTCTTTCTTTTGCCTCATAATGAGTCATAATTCCTTCAGGAGTTGTAACGATTAAAATACCAAAATTTTTTGCTGGCAAATATCTTTTTTCAAATTTCTCAAATT is a window of uncultured Methanobrevibacter sp. DNA encoding:
- a CDS encoding 50S ribosomal protein L6, with the protein product MVVAAAIREEIEIPEGVEVIINNNEVTVKGPNGEDSRKFTYPNVDINEVENNVVLETSFPRKKDKAMIGTTKAHITNMITGVTDGFEYHMKIVFAHFPMTVKVNKDIVVIDNFLGERHPRTAKIVGSAKVVVKGDEVTITGINKEHVGQTMANLEQATKIRGRDPRVFQDGIYLISKE